A genome region from Camelina sativa cultivar DH55 chromosome 10, Cs, whole genome shotgun sequence includes the following:
- the LOC104716764 gene encoding PXMP2/4 family protein 4-like, with protein sequence MTGALFRNAANDAARIFRLQRTSATNPFGKLDPLPIGGDFRRRLQSRPYFRAPQFYGKAKKETGFSGFCSSSSSSSTVSTAGFIGWYLGMVKSRPVFTKSVTSSLIYIAADLSSQTIPQDSVESYDLVRTARMAGYGLLILGPTLHYWFNLMSRLFPKRDLITTFKKMAMGQAVYGPAMNVVFFSSNAALQGENGSEIVARLKRDLLPTMLNGVMYWPLCDFVTFKFCPVHLQPLVSNSFSYLWTIYITYMASRAKPTAISS encoded by the exons ATGACCGGCGCATTGTTCAGAAACGCTGCCAACGACGCTGCTCGGATCTTTCGATTACAGAGAACATCGGCGACGAATCCTTTCGGAAAGCTTGATCCTTTACCGATAGGAGGAGACTTCCGACGGCGGTTGCAGTCTAGGCCTTATTTTCGTGCGCCTCAGTTCTACGGTAAAGCAAAAAAGGAAACAGGTTTCTCTGGTTTCTGctcttcctcgtcttcttcttcgaccgTCTCTACTGCTGGATTCATCGGTTGGTATTTGGGTATGGTGAAATCTCGGCCGGTTTTTACCAAATCCGTCACTTCTTCGCTTATTTACATCGCCGCCGACTTGTCTTCTCAG ACAATACCGCAAGATTCTGTTGAATCTTATGATTTGGTAAGAACAGCAAGGATGGCAGGATATGGGTTACTAATCTTGGGTCCTACACTTCATTATTGGTTCAACCTCATGTCAAGACTGTTTCCAAAACGAGATTTGATCACAACGTTTAAGAAAATGGCCATGGGACAGGCGGTCTACGGCCCTGCcatgaatgttgttttcttctcatCAAATGCAGCCTTACAGG GTGAAAACGGTTCTGAGATAGTTGCTAGATTGAAAAGGGATCTACTTCCCACGATGTTAAACGGTGTCATGTATTGGCCTTTGTGTGATTTTGTTACTTTCAAGTTCTGCCCTGTTCATTTACAG CCACTTGTGAGCAACTCGTTTTCGTATCTATGGACAATCTACATAACTTACATGGCAAGCCGTGCGAAGCCAACTGCCATTTCAAGTTGA
- the LOC104716765 gene encoding uncharacterized protein LOC104716765: MGSEAAQGSSRLDTLEIKSLIFREFGHQRAESYFHQLRRFFALKITKSEFDKFFIKTIGRQHIHLHNRLLRSIIKNASVAKSPPSRFAKKGGSFVRFGHGNTKNYQSQQLYGDSAFSPSTRKSRSRKFRDRPSPLGKPHHSLTTTNEESMCKAQSATELLSLGSRPPVEVASVEDGEEVEQMAASPSVQSRSPITAPLGVSMSLRRNGATRKSISNVSMCSSSFNRETCQSIGELPDTRTLRSRLERRLEMEGIKITMDSCSLLNSGLDAFMRRLIQPCLSLANTRCGNEQRVREMNYQYTQQSRRLSYVSMSDFRAGMELNPQILGEDWPIHMEKICSRASDK; the protein is encoded by the coding sequence ATGGGATCAGAAGCAGCTCAAGGTTCATCCCGGTTAGATACGTTAGAGATTAAATCCCTTATTTTCCGAGAATTTGGACATCAAAGAGCTGAGAGTTACTTCCATCAGCTCAGAAGATTCTTCGCCTTGAAGATCACCAAATCTGAATTCGACAAGTTCTTTATCAAGACCATCGGTAGACAACACATCCATCTCCATAACCGTCTATTACGTTCCATCATCAAGAATGCTAGTGTTGCCAAGTCTCCACCTTCAAGATTTGCCAAGAAAGGTGGCAGCTTTGTTAGATTTGGTCATGGTAATACGAAGAACTATCAAAGTCAGCAACTTTATGGTGATTCTGCGTTCTCTCCTTCGACTCGCAAATCCAGGTCTAGAAAGTTCAGAGACAGGCCGAGTCCACTTGGGAAACCTCATCATAGTCTAACTACTACAAACGAGGAGTCCATGTGCAAGGCACAAAGTGCTACTGAATTGCTTTCTCTTGGAAGTAGGCCTCCCGTGGAAGTTGCATCTGTGGAGGATGGAGAAGAGGTTGAACAAATGGCAGCTAGTCCAAGTGTTCAGAGCCGGAGTCCTATTACTGCTCCGCTTGGTGTTTCCATGAGTCTTAGGAGGAATGGAGCTACTAGAAAGTCTATTTCCAATGTATCTATGTGTAGCAGTAGTTTCAACCGTGAGACTTGTCAGAGCATCGGTGAACTACCTGATACAAGAACGCTGAGGAGTCGGTTGGAGAGGAGATTGGAGATGGAGGGGATAAAGATAACTATGGACTCTTGTAGTCTTCTTAATAGCGGATTGGATGCGTTTATGAGAAGACTGATTCAGCCTTGTTTGAGTTTGGCTAATACTAGATGTGGGAACGAACAACGGGTAAGAGAGATGAATTACCAGTATACACAGCAAAGCAGAAGGCTTTCATATGTATCCATGTCAGATTTTCGTGCTGGTATGGAGTTGAATCCTCAGATTCTTGGAGAAGATTGGCCTATACATATGGAGAAGATCTGTTCCCGTGCTTCAGACAAGTAA
- the LOC109127067 gene encoding 40S ribosomal protein S29, whose product MGHSNVWNSHPKKYGPGSRTCRVCGNSHGLIRKYGLNCCRQCFRSNAKEIGFIKYR is encoded by the exons ATGGGTCACTCGAACGTGTGGAACTCACATCCCAAAAAATACGGGCCTGGATCCCGTACCTG CCGTGTGTGTGGAAACTCGCATGGATTAATCCGCAAGTATGGTCTCAACTGCTGCAGACAGTGCTTCCGTAGCAACGCCAAGGAAATCGGTTTCATCAAG TACCGTTAA
- the LOC104716766 gene encoding transcription factor bHLH85-like, giving the protein MEAMGEWSNNLGGMYTYATEEADFMNQLLASYDHPGTGSSSGTAGGDHQGMYWNVGSHQNHLSLVSEAGSFCFSQESSSYSAGNSGYYTVVPPAAEENQNGTMDFGMEDVTINTNSYLVGEETSECDVEKYSSGKTILPLETVVENRNDEESLLQSEMSVTTTDHQKSLTGSKKRSRATSTEKNKRARVNKKGQKSIDISGDNNGGEGEEGEKLKKKKNGAMMSRQNSSTTFCSEEESNYADQDGGGEDSSSKEEDPSKALNLNGKTRASRGAATDPQSLYARKRRERINERLRILQNLVPNGTKVDISTMLEEAVHYVKFLQLQIKLLSSDDLWMYAPIAFNGMDIGLSSPR; this is encoded by the exons atggaagcCATGGGAGAATGGAGCAACAACCTCGGAGGAATGTACACTTATGCAACTGAGGAGGCCGATTTCATGAACCAGCTGCTTGCCTCCTATGATCATCCTGGCACCGGGTCATCCTCTGGCACAGCCGGTGGTGACCATCAAGGCATGTATTGGAACGTTGGTTCTCATCAAAACCACCTTAGCCTCGTGTCCGAGGCCGGTAGCTTCTGTTTCTCTCAGGAGAGCAGCAGCTACAGCGCTGGGAACAGCGGATACTACACCGTGGTTCCACCCGCCGCTGAAGAAAACCAAAATGGGACAATGGACTTTGGGATGGAAGATGTGACCATCAACACAAACTCTTACCTTGTTGGTGAGGAGACAAGTGAGTGTGACGTCGAGAAATACTCTTCTGGAAAGACTATTTTGCCTTTGGAAACCGTAGTGGAGAACCGCAATGATGAGGAAAGCTTGTTGCAATCTGAGATGTCTGTGACTACTACTGATCATCAAAAATCCCTCACCGGCTCCAAAAAGAGATCCCGTGCCACATCTACCGAG AAAAACAAGAGAGCAAGAGTGAATAAGAAAGGACAAAAGAGCATAGATATAAGTGGGGATAACAATGGAGGAGAaggggaagaaggagagaagctgaagaaaaaaaagaatggggCAATGATGAGCAGACAGAACTCAAGCACGACTTTCTGTTCGGAGGAAGAATCGAACTATGCTGATCAagatggtggaggagaagaCTCCTCTTCCAAAGAAGAAGATCCCTCAAAGGCCCTCAACCTCAATGGCAAAACAAGAGCCAGTCGTGGTGCAGCCACCGACCCTCAAAGCCTTTACGCAAGg aaaagaagagaaaggattAACGAGAGACTAAGGATCTTACAAAATCTCGTCCCTAATGGAACAAAG GTTGATATCAGTACAATGCTTGAGGAAGCTGTTCATTACGTCAAATTTTTGCAGCTCCAAATTAAG TTATTGAGCTCTGATGATCTATGGATGTATGCGCCGATTGCTTTCAACGGAATGGACATTGGTCTCAGCTCACCGAGATGA
- the LOC104716767 gene encoding putative Peroxidase 48, translated as MKYLGDYKFVLLTCSIIALSIYIAIYRIEFGNSNFTANRTGGGKVSEKRFFDDDFMFMSVSEDIDRSSSLHYDYYRESCPSAEKIIAKSIRDISDVKPSVAPSLIRLLFHDCFIEGCDASVLLDVDESNTSEKEASPNLSLKGFDVIDAIKSELETVCPGVVSCADLLVLAAREAVLVAGGPFYPLETGRKDSAVAFKKIAEDELPGPQANLSVIIARFASRAFSERETVSLFGAHSIGITHCTFFENRLYNFSGTGKPDPDVNPGFVQELKTKCPFSVSASSPSASPGLVPSLPASDSRNSYGMSSGSSNDGVIDLSYNNEGGDENFGTRYYKRLMEKKGLLFSDQQLMGSEETELWVRAYASDPSLFRRDFAMSMMKLSSYHVLTGPLGQVRTTCSKVLPRN; from the exons ATGAAGTATCTCGGAGACTACAAGTTCGTTTTACTCACTTGCTCCATCATCGCTCTCAGCATCTACATCGCGATTTACCGAATCGAGTTTGGAAACAGCAATTTCACGGCGAATCGTACCGGCGGTGGCAAGGTTTCCGAGAAGCGTTTCTTCGACGATGATTTCATGTTCATGTCCGTCTCTGAAGATATCGATCGGTCTTCCTCCCTCCACTACGATTACTACCGTGAATCTTGCCCTTCCGCCGAGAAAATCATCGCTAAATCCATCAGAGATATCTCCGATGTCAAACCCAGCGTTGCTCCTTCTCTCATCCGTCTCCTCTTTCACGATTGCTTCATCGAG GGATGTGATGCATCAGTCCTTCTAGACGTTGATGAATCAAATACTTCTGAGAAAGAAGCATCTCCAAACCTCTCTTTGAAAGGGTTTGATGTGATTGACGCTATTAAGTCTGAGCTGGAGACTGTTTGCCCTGGAGTTGTTTCCTGTGCTGACCTTCTTGTCTTGGCTGCTAGAGAAGCAGTCCTTGTG GCTGGTGGTCCATTTTATCCTCTGGAGACGGGAAGAAAAGACAGTGCAGTGGCCTTCAAGAAAATTGCCGAAGACGAGCTTCCTGGACCACAAGCTAATCTCTCTGTGATTATTGCGAGGTTTGCTTCCAGAGCATTCAGCGAGAGAGAAACCGTCAGCTTATTCG GTGCACACAGCATAGGCATTACCCACTGCACATTTTTTGAGAACCGCCTGTACAACTTCTCAGGAACCGGGAAGCCTGATCCTGATGTCAATCCAGGGTTCGTCCAAGAACTGAAAACCAAATGCCCCTTCTCTGTCTCAGCTTCATCCCCATCCGCATCCCCTGGTTTAGTACCGTCCTTACCTGCATCAGATTCCAGAAACAGCTACGGTATGAGCTCAGGAAGCAGTAATGATGGAGTGATCGACTTGAGCTACAACAATGAAGGAGGTGATGAAAATTTTGGAACACGCTACTACAAGAGACTGATGGAGAAGAAAGGGCTGCTGTTTTCTGATCAGCAACTAATGGGTAGTGAAGAGACTGAGTTGTGGGTGAGAGCATATGCTTCTGATCCGTCCTTGTTCCGCAGAGATTTTGCCATGTCGATGATGAAACTATCAAGTTATCATGTATTGACTGGTCCCCTAGGTCAAGTGAGGACAACATGCTCGAAAGTCCTGCCTAGGAACTGA